A part of Antechinus flavipes isolate AdamAnt ecotype Samford, QLD, Australia chromosome 6, AdamAnt_v2, whole genome shotgun sequence genomic DNA contains:
- the CCDC86 gene encoding coiled-coil domain-containing protein 86: protein MLPESAARGFARHQYGRLGITPSSLSLAVAVFRRHWERRQPENLGAPRGSSSGGLGSARREGMETPRRSRRLGKQEAESPAVPASPATPSRRPRKARRGLLGPKAEAALEPVPEAAAGAGEAGPGSPRNHPEPGLGSPKNRGKDLGSAQKQDLGPKSPQNLGPSLGSLKNFKGQDLGSPQRKDQGPQNHPEPSLGSPKSQQNQQAKGAGGKREPGLRPSQSPKKPCVGSPKNHVEPSPKATPLEDSKSAPEASSVSPQSLRDKESVSHRGQPRECPLGQPEPVTPKSGVLPQDGAAETLPRSQAPQTKKRDGSPAPTPAPKKSKQEALVIPKGKPKSGRVWKDRNKKRFSQMVQDKPLRTSWERKMKERQERKLAKDFARHLEEEKQRCKEEKKKRRAENIKRRLENERKAEIVQVIRNPTKLKRAKKKQLRRIEKRDTLALLQKQPPQRLVAKD, encoded by the exons ATGCTCCCGGAAAGTGCGGCTCGGGGTTTTGCCCGTCACCAATATGGCCGACTGGGTATCACGCCTTCCAGCCTTTCGTTGGCTGTCGCTGTTTTCAGACGTCACTGGGAGCGTCGGCAGCCGGAGAACCTAGGAGCTCCACGTGGGTCTTCTTCTGGTGGGCTCGGCTCCGCTCGGCGTGAGGGCATGGAGACGCCCCGGAGAAGCCGGCGCCTGGGGAAGCAGGAGGCCGAGAGCCCCGCGGTCCCCGCGAGCCCGGCGACCCCGTCCCGGAGGCCCCGCAAGGCCCGGCGCGGCCTCCTAGGGCCCAAGGCCGAGGCGGCGTTAGAGCCGGTACCGGAAGCGGCGGCGGGGGCGGGCGAAGCGGGCCCGGGATCCCCGCGGAATCACCCGGAGCCTGGCCTGGGATCCCCTAAGAATAGGGGCAAGGACTTGGGATCAGCCCAGAAACAGGATCTGGGTCCAAAGTCTCCCCAGAACCTAGGACCTAGTTTAGGGTCCCTCAAGAACTTTAAGGGACAGGATTTGGGGTCCCCCCAGAGAAAGGATCAGGGCCCCCAGAATCATCCAGAGCCTAGTCTGGGGTCCCCCAAAAGCCAGCAGAATCAGCAGGCCAAGGGCGCTGGCGGTAAAAGAGAGCCAGGCCTGAGACCCTCTCAAAGCCCCAAGAAGCCTTGTGTGGGGTCCCCCAAGAATCACGTGGAGCCCAGCCCCAAAGCTACCCCTTTGGAGGACTCCAAATCTGCCCCAGAAGCCAGCTCAGTGTCCCCCCAAAGTCTGAGAGACAAGGAGTCGGTGTCCCATCGAGGACAGCCCAGAGAGTGCCCTTTGGGTCAGCCCGAGCCAGTAACCCCTAAATCGGGGGTGCTGCCCCAGGATGGAGCCGCAGAGACACTGCCAAGGTCCCAGGCACCCCAAACCAAGAAGCGGGATGGCTCTCCTGCCCCCACCCCGGCACCCAAGAAGTCCAAACAGGAGGCCCTGGTCATTCCCAAAGGAAAGCCCAAATCCGGCCGCGTGTGGAAGGATCGCAACAAGAAAag GTTTTCCCAGATGGTCCAGGACAAGCCGCTCCGGACATCCTGGGAGCGCAAGATGAAGGAGCGCCAGGAGAGGAAGCTGGCCAAGGATTTTGCGCGACACCTGGAGGAGGAGAAGCAAAGATGCAAAGAG GAGAAGAAAAAGCGGCGAGCGGAGAACATAAAGAGGCGCCTGGAGAATGAGCGGAAGGCAGAGATCGTCCAAGTG ATCCGGAACCCCACCAAGCTCAAGCGGGCCAAGAAAAAGCAGCTCCGGCGCATCGAGAAGCGGGACACCTTGGCACTTCTGCAGAAACAGCCCCCACAGCGCCTAGTGGCCAAGGACTGA